The proteins below come from a single Gossypium raimondii isolate GPD5lz chromosome 2, ASM2569854v1, whole genome shotgun sequence genomic window:
- the LOC105788408 gene encoding laccase-11: MAMKLDSYLQLFFLGCFYFSWFLSSPAEAAVRKYQFDIRVKNVSRLCHAKPIVTVNGRFPGPTVYAREGDRVLVDVTNYAQYNISIHWHGLKQFRNGWADGPAYITQCPIKTGHSYTYDFNVTGQRGTLWWHAHILWLRATVYGAIVIMPKEGRMFPFPQPHGETKIILGEWWNSDVETLVNQANKLGLPPPTSDSHTINGKPGPLFPCSSKHTFSMEVEAGKTYLLRIINAALNDELFFAIASHNMTVVEIDAVYTKPFTTRVILIAPGQTTNVLIKADQPRSRYFMAARPFMDAPVPVDNKTVTAILHYKGIPNTVLPSMPKLPAPNNTNVALRYNNRLRSLNSPQFPAKVPLKVDRHLFYTVGLGANPCSSCQNGTQLTASLNNITFVMPKVGLLQAHYFHIKGVFKTDFPDRPPVPFNYTGVPLTANLGTSLGTRLSKVAFNSTIELVLQDTNLLTVESHPFHLHGFNFFVVGSGVGNFDPSKDPAKFNLVDPPERNTVGVPTGGWTAIRFRADNPGVWFMHCHLELHTMWGLKMAFVVENGKSPEESIIPPPKDLPPC, from the exons ATGGCAATGAAGCTTGATAGTTACTTGCAGTTGTTTTTTCTCGGCTGCTTCTACTTTTCTTGGTTTTTGAGTTCTCCAGCTGAAGCTGCTGTGAGGAAGTATCAGTTTGAT ATACGAGTGAAGAATGTGAGCAGGCTTTGCCATGCAAAACCAATTGTCACCGTGAATGGAAGGTTTCCAGGACCGACAGTCTATGCAAGAGAAGGAGATCGAGTTCTTGTCGACGTCACCAACTATGCACAATATAACATTTCCATTCATTG GCATGGGTTAAAGCAATTTCGTAATGGTTGGGCGGATGGACCTGCATACATAACACAATGCCCCATCAAGACTGGACATAGCTACACCTATGATTTTAATGTCACGGGACAACGAGGAACACTATGGTGGCATGCACATATTTTATGGCTAAGAGCTACTGTCTACGGTGCCATTGTCATCATGCCGAAAGAAGGGAGGATGTTTCCATTCCCTCAACCTCATggagaaactaaaataattctaG GGGAATGGTGGAATTCAGACGTTGAAACGCTTGTAAACCAAGCCAATAAGTTGGGGTTGCCACCACCAACCTCTGATAGTCATACGATCAACGGGAAACCGGGGCCACTCTTCCCGTGTTCTTCGAAAC ATACCTTTTCCATGGAGGTTGAGGCAGGCAAGACTTACCTGTTGAGGATTATCAATGCTGCACTCAATGATGAACTGTTTTTTGCAATTGCCAGTCACAACATGACTGTGGTAGAGATTGATGCAGTCTACACAAAGCCCTTCACAACCAGGGTTATCCTAATCGCGCCAGGTCAAACCACCAATGTTCTTATTAAAGCCGATCAACCTCGGAGTCGATACTTCATGGCAGCCAGGCCTTTCATGGACGCACCAGTTCCTGTGGATAACAAAACTGTTACCGCAATTCTACATTACAAAGGCATTCCAAACACAGTTCTCCCATCTATGCCCAAATTGCCAGCCCCAAACAACACCAATGTTGCATTGAGATATAACAATCGGCTTAGAAGCCTAAATAGCCCACAATTTCCAGCAAAAGTCCCACTTAAAGTGGACCGTCATCTGTTTTACACAGTTGGTTTGGGTGCGAACCCATGTTCAAGTTGTCAAAATGGTACACAACTAACTGCTTCATTGAACAACATAACCTTTGTGATGCCAAAGGTTGGTCTTCTGCAGGCTCATTATTTCCACATCAAAGGAGTATTCAAAACTGACTTTCCCGACCGACCTCCGGTCCCATTTAACTACACCGGTGTACCACTTACAGCGAACCTTGGCACTTCACTAGGAACAAGGCTCAGTAAGGTGGCTTTCAATTCCACCATCGAGCTGGTATTGCAGGACACTAACCTCCTCACAGTAGAGTCACATCCATTCCATCTTCatggtttcaattttttcgtAGTTGGCAGTGGTGTTGGAAACTTTGATCCCTCCAAAGACCCTGCTAAGTTTAACCTAGTCGATCCTCCAGAGAGAAATACTGTCGGAGTGCCAACCGGAGGATGGACAGCTATTAGATTTCGAGCTGATAATCCAG GTGTTTGGTTTATGCATTGTCACCTGGAGCTGCATACGATGTGGGGTCTAAAGATGGCCTTTGTTGTTGAGAATGGGAAGTCACCTGAAGAATCTATTATACCACCACCAAAGGACCTTCCACCTTGCTAG
- the LOC105788406 gene encoding NAP1-related protein 1 codes for MVADKGKKMKVAEKVEEENHEQIDGDLVISIEKLQEIQDELEKINEEASEKVLEVEQKYNEVRKPVYDKRNEIINSIPDFWLTAFLSHPALGDLLTEEDQKIFKYINSLEVEDFKDLKSGYTITFNFNSNPYFENTTLTKTFTFLDDGTKITATPIKWKEGKGLPNGVNHEKKGNKRQLAEESFFTWFADAQQKDDMDEIHDEVAEIIKEDLWPNPLTYFNNEADEEDFDGDEGDVEGKDDDDDEESDDDQDEDDDDDDED; via the exons ATGGTGGCCGACAAAGGAAAGAAGATGAAAGTAGCAGAGAAAGTAGAGGAAGAGAACCATGAACAAATAGATGGAGACCTCGTCATTTCCATCGAGAAGCTTCAAGAGATCCAAGATGAGCTTGAGAAG ATCAATGAAGAGGCAAGCGAGAAAGTCTTGGAAGTGGAGCAGAAATACAATGAGGTTCGCAAGCCGGTCTATGATAAGCGGAatgaaatcatcaattcaatTCCTGATTTCTGGTTAACAGCT TTCTTGAGCCATCCTGCTCTTGGTGATCTTTTGACTGAAGAGGACCAGAAG atattcaaatatattaactCACTTGAAGTGGAGGATTTTAAAGATCTGAAATCTGGATACACCATCACATTT AACTTCAATTCCAATCCATACTTTGAAAATACAACACTTACGAAGACCTTTACCTTCCTCGATGATGGAACCAAAATTACCGCTACCCCAATCAAGTGGAAAGAGGGCAAG GGCTTGCCAAATGGAGTTAATCATGAGAAGAAAGGAAACAAGCGACAACTTGCTGAAGAAAG CTTCTTTACCTGGTTTGCTGATGCTCAGCAAAAAGATGACATGGATGAAATTCATGATGAG GTAGCAGAGATTATCAAGGAGGATTTATGGCCCAATCCTCTCACTTATTTCAACAAT GAGGCTGATGAAGAGGATTTTGACGGAGATGAGGGGGATGTAGAG ggtaaagatgatgatgatgatgaggagtCTGATGATGATCAAGATGAGGATGATGACGACGACGATGAGGACTAA